Proteins found in one Choloepus didactylus isolate mChoDid1 chromosome 3, mChoDid1.pri, whole genome shotgun sequence genomic segment:
- the SLC34A2 gene encoding sodium-dependent phosphate transport protein 2B isoform X1 has product MAPWPELENAQPDSNKYIEGTNSQQSTPAKGEVTTKNASEAPITKIELLPSYSTMALIEEPAEASDPWNVPELQDTGIKWSERDTKGKILCILQGIAKFILLLGFLYLFVCSLDVLSSAFQLVGGKVAGQFFSDNSIMSNPVAGLVIGVLVTVLVQSSSTSTSIIVSMVASSLLTVRAAVPIIMGANIGTSITNTIVALVQAGDRNEFRRAFAGATVHDFFNWLSVLVLLPLEAASHYLEIVTNLVVESFHLKNGEDAPELLKVITDPFTKLIVQLDKEVINQIAMKDEAAQNKSLIKIWCYSITNVTEMNVTIPSPENCTSPSLCWTDGFQTWTLQNVTQEVNIAKCTHIFVNFNLPDLAVGIILLVFSLLVLCGCLYMIVKLLNSVLKGQVAVVIKKTLNTDLPFPFGWVTGYLAILVGAGMTFIVQSSSVFTSALTPLIGLGVITIERAYPLTLGSNIGTTTTAILAAMASPGSTLKSSLQIALCHFFFNISGIILWYPIPFTRLPIRLAKGLGSISAKYRWFAVFYLIFFFFLIPLAVFGLSLAGWPVLVGVGAPIIFLLLLVLLLRILQSRCPRVLPRKLQNWNFLPLWMHSLKPWDNLISLLASCCQRRCCCCCRVCCALCGCPSCCRCSKCCEDLEEAQEPSKDIPIKTPEAFDNMALSTEAHDGVKPKADALGAKTTAF; this is encoded by the exons ATGGCGCCTTGGCCTGAGTTGGAGAATGCCCAGCCAGACTCTAATAAATACATCGAAGGGACCAACAGTCAGCAGTCCACGCCTGCAAAAGGTGAAGTGACCACCAAGA ATGCCTCCGAGGCTCCTATAACCAAGATCGAACTTCTACCATCTTACTCCACCATGGCCCTGATAGAGGAGCCCGCAGAGGCAAGTGACCCCTGGAACGTGCCTGAGCTTCAGGACACAGGGATCAAGTGGTCAG AGAGAGACACCAAAGGGAAGATTCTCTGCATCTTGCAAGGGATTGCAAAATTCATCCTCCTTCTGGGATTTCTCTACTTGTTCGTGTGCTCCTTGGATGTCCTCAGCAGTGCTTTCCAGCTGGTTGGAG GAAAGGTGGCCGGGCAGTTCTTCAGTGACAACTCTATAATGTCCAACCCTGTGGCGGGGCTGGTGATTGGGGTGTTGGTGACCGTCTTGGTTCAGAGTTCCAGCACATCCACATCCATCATCGTCAGCATGGTGGCCTCCTCAC TGTTGACCGTGCGGGCTGCCGTCCCCATCATCATGGGAGCCAACATCGGGACCTCAATCACCAACACCATCGTGGCGCTTGTGCAGGCAGGAGACAGGAACGAGTTCAGAAG GGCCTTTGCGGGTGCCACAGTCCACGACTTCTTCAACTGGCTCTCCGTGTTAGTGCTTTTGCCCCTGGAGGCTGCCAGCCATTACCTGGAGATCGTAACCAACCTTGTGGTGGAGAGCTTCCACCTCAAAAATGGAGAAGATGCTCCAGAACTTCTGAAGGTCATCACGGATCCTTTCACGAAACTCATTGTCCAG CTGGATAAAGAGGTCATCAACCAAATTGCAATGAAAGATGAAGCTGCCCAAAACAAGAGTCTTATCAAGATTTGGTGCTACTCGATCACCAATGTG ACTGAAATGAACGTCACCATCCCCTCGCCCGAGAACTGCACCTCCCCTTCCCTCTGTTGGACAGATGGTTTTCAGACCTGGACCCTCCAGAACGTGACTCAGGAGGTGAACATTGCCAAAT GTACGCACATCTTTGTGAACTTCAACCTCCCAGATCTGGCTGTTGGTATCATCCTGCTGGTATTCTCCCTGCTGGTCCTCTGCGGCTGCCTGTACATGATCGTCAAGCTCCTGAACTCTGTGCTCAAGGGGCAAGTTGCTGTTGTCATCAAGAAGACCCTCAATACTG ACTTACCCTTTCCCTTTGGCTGGGTCACCGGCTACCTGGCCATCTTAGTGGGGGCTGGCATGACCTTCATCGTGCAGAGCAGCTCCGTGTTCACATCTGCCTTGACCCCGCTGATTG GCCTGGGTGTGATCACCATCGAGAGGGCATACCCGCTCACGCTGGGCTCCAACATTggcaccaccaccaccgccatcCTGGCCGCCATGGCCAGCCCAGGCAGCACCTTAAAGAGCTCCCTCCAG ATCGCCCTGTGCCACTTCTTCTTCAACATCTCGGGCATCATCCTTTGGTACCCGATCCCGTTCACCCGCCTGCCCATCCGCCTGGCCAAGGGGCTGGGCAGCATCTCGGCCAAGTACCGCTGGTTCGCCGTCTTCTACCtgatcttcttcttcttcctaaTCCCGCTGGCTGTGTTCGGCCTCTCGCTGGCCGGCTGGCCCGTGCTGGTGGGCGTCGGGGCACCCATCATCTTCCTGCTCCTTCTGGTGCTGCTCCTTAGGATCCTGCAGTCCCGCTGCCCGCGTGTCCTGCCCAGGAAGCTCCAGAACTGGAACTTCCTGCCCTTGTGGATGCACTCACTGAAGCCCTGGGACAACCTCATCTCCTTGTTGGCCAGCTGCTGCCAGaggcgctgctgctgctgctgccgcgtGTGCTGTGCGCTGTGCGGCTGCCCCAGCTGCTGCCGCTGCAGCAAGTGCTGCGAGGACCTGGAGGAGGCGCAGGAGCCCTCGAAGGACATCCCCATCAAGACCCCCGAGGCCTTCGATAACATGGCCTTGAGCACAGAGGCTCATGATGGGGTCAAGCCCAAAGCCGATGCCCTGGGTGCAAAGACGACAGCCTTTTAG
- the SLC34A2 gene encoding sodium-dependent phosphate transport protein 2B isoform X2 has translation MEGKVAGQFFSDNSIMSNPVAGLVIGVLVTVLVQSSSTSTSIIVSMVASSLLTVRAAVPIIMGANIGTSITNTIVALVQAGDRNEFRRAFAGATVHDFFNWLSVLVLLPLEAASHYLEIVTNLVVESFHLKNGEDAPELLKVITDPFTKLIVQLDKEVINQIAMKDEAAQNKSLIKIWCYSITNVTEMNVTIPSPENCTSPSLCWTDGFQTWTLQNVTQEVNIAKCTHIFVNFNLPDLAVGIILLVFSLLVLCGCLYMIVKLLNSVLKGQVAVVIKKTLNTDLPFPFGWVTGYLAILVGAGMTFIVQSSSVFTSALTPLIGLGVITIERAYPLTLGSNIGTTTTAILAAMASPGSTLKSSLQIALCHFFFNISGIILWYPIPFTRLPIRLAKGLGSISAKYRWFAVFYLIFFFFLIPLAVFGLSLAGWPVLVGVGAPIIFLLLLVLLLRILQSRCPRVLPRKLQNWNFLPLWMHSLKPWDNLISLLASCCQRRCCCCCRVCCALCGCPSCCRCSKCCEDLEEAQEPSKDIPIKTPEAFDNMALSTEAHDGVKPKADALGAKTTAF, from the exons ATGGAGG GAAAGGTGGCCGGGCAGTTCTTCAGTGACAACTCTATAATGTCCAACCCTGTGGCGGGGCTGGTGATTGGGGTGTTGGTGACCGTCTTGGTTCAGAGTTCCAGCACATCCACATCCATCATCGTCAGCATGGTGGCCTCCTCAC TGTTGACCGTGCGGGCTGCCGTCCCCATCATCATGGGAGCCAACATCGGGACCTCAATCACCAACACCATCGTGGCGCTTGTGCAGGCAGGAGACAGGAACGAGTTCAGAAG GGCCTTTGCGGGTGCCACAGTCCACGACTTCTTCAACTGGCTCTCCGTGTTAGTGCTTTTGCCCCTGGAGGCTGCCAGCCATTACCTGGAGATCGTAACCAACCTTGTGGTGGAGAGCTTCCACCTCAAAAATGGAGAAGATGCTCCAGAACTTCTGAAGGTCATCACGGATCCTTTCACGAAACTCATTGTCCAG CTGGATAAAGAGGTCATCAACCAAATTGCAATGAAAGATGAAGCTGCCCAAAACAAGAGTCTTATCAAGATTTGGTGCTACTCGATCACCAATGTG ACTGAAATGAACGTCACCATCCCCTCGCCCGAGAACTGCACCTCCCCTTCCCTCTGTTGGACAGATGGTTTTCAGACCTGGACCCTCCAGAACGTGACTCAGGAGGTGAACATTGCCAAAT GTACGCACATCTTTGTGAACTTCAACCTCCCAGATCTGGCTGTTGGTATCATCCTGCTGGTATTCTCCCTGCTGGTCCTCTGCGGCTGCCTGTACATGATCGTCAAGCTCCTGAACTCTGTGCTCAAGGGGCAAGTTGCTGTTGTCATCAAGAAGACCCTCAATACTG ACTTACCCTTTCCCTTTGGCTGGGTCACCGGCTACCTGGCCATCTTAGTGGGGGCTGGCATGACCTTCATCGTGCAGAGCAGCTCCGTGTTCACATCTGCCTTGACCCCGCTGATTG GCCTGGGTGTGATCACCATCGAGAGGGCATACCCGCTCACGCTGGGCTCCAACATTggcaccaccaccaccgccatcCTGGCCGCCATGGCCAGCCCAGGCAGCACCTTAAAGAGCTCCCTCCAG ATCGCCCTGTGCCACTTCTTCTTCAACATCTCGGGCATCATCCTTTGGTACCCGATCCCGTTCACCCGCCTGCCCATCCGCCTGGCCAAGGGGCTGGGCAGCATCTCGGCCAAGTACCGCTGGTTCGCCGTCTTCTACCtgatcttcttcttcttcctaaTCCCGCTGGCTGTGTTCGGCCTCTCGCTGGCCGGCTGGCCCGTGCTGGTGGGCGTCGGGGCACCCATCATCTTCCTGCTCCTTCTGGTGCTGCTCCTTAGGATCCTGCAGTCCCGCTGCCCGCGTGTCCTGCCCAGGAAGCTCCAGAACTGGAACTTCCTGCCCTTGTGGATGCACTCACTGAAGCCCTGGGACAACCTCATCTCCTTGTTGGCCAGCTGCTGCCAGaggcgctgctgctgctgctgccgcgtGTGCTGTGCGCTGTGCGGCTGCCCCAGCTGCTGCCGCTGCAGCAAGTGCTGCGAGGACCTGGAGGAGGCGCAGGAGCCCTCGAAGGACATCCCCATCAAGACCCCCGAGGCCTTCGATAACATGGCCTTGAGCACAGAGGCTCATGATGGGGTCAAGCCCAAAGCCGATGCCCTGGGTGCAAAGACGACAGCCTTTTAG